The Epinephelus lanceolatus isolate andai-2023 chromosome 21, ASM4190304v1, whole genome shotgun sequence genome has a segment encoding these proteins:
- the LOC117247156 gene encoding zinc finger protein 503-like, with protein MITSPTVSVLRNSTNPAWESGSSGEKGAVKISRPAVHNSVSPADPSRQASRLPIKVLKMLTARAGHILHPEYLQPLPSTPISPIELDAKKSPLALLAQTCSQIGKPDPPSSSKLSSVTSNGSSDKETKSGPLKMSDIGADDKSSFKPYSKSSEKKDSSSSLSGDKTSFRVPSATCQPFTPRTGSPSSCTSVSPLPAEGKAGDKEEKKESDSNKSSTTESNGSHRISGITSDGSQHQENTSGSKTLTSDSPSVTSSSSSVLGSGLVAPVSPYKPGHTVFPMPPAGISYPGSLAGAYAGYPQPFLPHGMTLDPTKSSSQLLSAQFAAASSLGCSKAGTSPLAGASPPSLMSASLCRDPYCLSYHCTSHLSGASSANCAHDSAAAAAAAATALKSGYPLMYPTHPLHGVHTSAPSFSGHPLYPYGFMLPNDPLPHVCNWVSANGPCDKRFSSSEELLSHLRTHTAFAGTEKLISGYPGSSSLANAAAAAAMACHMHMPPNGSPGSPSTLALRGPHHPLGLSSRYHPYSKSPLPTPGAPVPVPAATGAYYSPYALYGQRLTTASALGYQ; from the exons ATGATCACATCGCCCACGGTCTCTGTCCTGAGAAATAGCACGAATCCAGCGTGGGAGAGCGGCTCCTCGGGGGAGAAGGGCGCAGTGAAGATCAGCCGGCCAGCCGTCCACAACTCCGTCTCTCCTGCAGACCCTTCTCGCCAAGCCAGTCGTCTTCCCATAAAGGTTTTGAAAATGCTCACCGCTCGGGCAGGACACATTTTACACCCGGAGTATCTTCAGCCTTTGCCGTCTACTCCTATCAGTCCCATCGAG CTGGATGCCAAGAAAAGTCCACTCGCTCTTTTGGCCCAGACGTGCTCTCAGATAGGCAAACCGGATCCGCCGTCCTCCTCCAAACTGTCCTCTGTGACCTCAAATGGATCTAGTGACAAAGAGACCAAATCCGGTCCGCTGAAAATGAGCGACATCGGAGCCGACGACAAATCCAGCTTCAAACCTTACTCCAAATCGTCGGAGAAGAAGGACTCGAGCAGCAGCCTCAGTGGAGATAAAACCAGTTTCCGAGTGCCTAGCGCCACCTGCCAGCCGTTCACCCCCAGGACAGGCAGCCCCAGCTCCTGCACATCAGTCTCTCCACTGCCGGCTGAAGGCAAGGCGGGGGACAAGGAGGAAAAGAAGGAGTCTGATAGCAATAAAAGCAGTACGACTGAAAGTAACGGCAGCCATAGGATAAGTGGAATTACCTCTGATGGCAGCCAACACCAGGAGAACACATCTGGATCCAAGACTCTTACATCAGACTCGCCATCTGTAACCTCATCGTCTTCCTCCGTCCTCGGCTCTGGACTGGTGGCCCCCGTATCCCCCTATAAGCCCGGTCATACAGTTTTCCCCATGCCTCCTGCTGGTATTTCCTATCCTGGAAGTTTAGCGGGTGCCTATGCAGGTTACCCGCAGCCGTTCCTCCCTCATGGAATGACCCTTGACCCCACCAAATCCAGCAGCCAGCTGTTAAGTGCACAGTTTGCTGCTGCCAGCTCGCTGGGATGCAGTAAAGCAGGAACGAGTCCCTTAGCAGGAGCATCCCCGCCGTCTCTAATGTCTGCCAGTCTGTGCCGGGACCCCTACTGCCTGAGCTACCACTGCACAAGCCATTTGTCCGGTGCATCCAGCGCCAATTGCGCACATGACTCTGCGGCGGCTGCTGCTGCGGCCGCCACCGCGCTCAAGTCTGGATACCCGCTCATGTACCCGACGCACCCGTTACACGGCGTGCACACCTCGGCCCCGTCTTTCAGCGGACATCCCTTATATCCATACGGGTTTATGCTGCCCAATGACCCCCTGCCGCACGTGTGCAATTGGGTGTCTGCTAACGGACCTTGTGATAAGCGCTTTTCCTCCTCCGAGGAGCTGCTCAGCCACTTGCGGACTCACACGGCCTTTGCCGGCACGGAGAAGTTGATATCTGGGTACCCGGGGTCGTCTTCTCTCGCCAACGCCGCTGCCGCCGCTGCTATGGCGTGTCACATGCATATGCCTCCTAACGGCAGCCCTGGCAGCCCCAGCACGCTGGCCCTCAGGGGCCCACATCACCCTCTCGGACTGAGCAGCCGCTATCACCCCTATTCAAAGAGCCCGCTGCCAACACCCGGGGCCCCGGTGCCCGTACCCGCGGCCACAGGGGCATATTACTCCCCATACGCCTTGTATGGACAGAGACTGACCACAGCCTCGGCCTTAGGATACCAGTAG